From a single Paraburkholderia edwinii genomic region:
- a CDS encoding DUF3300 domain-containing protein produces the protein MKLSLDHVRGVLALFAMLIGASLVYGVAGGLVAPTSACAQGTVKLSKQQLDSLTAPIALYPDALLAQVLMAATFPDEVQAAAEWSKQNPQQKGDEAVKAVASKPWDPSVQSLVAFPQVLATMASKPEWVSQLGDAFLAQPNDVMNSVQQLRKQAQQAGNLKSNEQQKVIVEQDTIQIQPANPQVVYVPTYNPTVVYGPWLYPAYPPMYIPPPPGYALATGFATGLAFGAGIAVTNALWGGCDWHSGNVNVNVNRYNNINVNNRLSTTSGTASWNRNANYSSRSANFSSAQNNAFRGYDTSREQAMQTLQSRTGQNLSGSASQRFQDMQRGGGASSSDLRNSAQSVNRDNAFRGAGDGNSERLDTQRGMESRNTYAADNFGSHGFGGDDRSGGGGFGGDRFGGGGGFDRGGGGGFDRGGGGFGGGGFGGGGGRFRR, from the coding sequence ATGAAGCTATCGCTGGATCATGTGCGCGGTGTGTTGGCTCTGTTCGCGATGCTAATCGGTGCATCGCTCGTCTACGGTGTTGCTGGTGGCCTTGTGGCGCCCACTTCGGCCTGCGCGCAAGGAACCGTGAAACTCTCGAAGCAGCAACTCGATTCGTTGACCGCGCCTATCGCGCTCTATCCCGATGCGCTGCTAGCCCAGGTGCTGATGGCCGCGACCTTCCCCGACGAAGTGCAGGCCGCGGCGGAGTGGTCGAAGCAGAACCCTCAGCAGAAAGGCGACGAGGCCGTGAAGGCGGTCGCGTCGAAACCGTGGGATCCGAGCGTGCAGTCGCTCGTTGCGTTTCCGCAAGTCCTCGCGACCATGGCCTCGAAGCCGGAATGGGTGAGCCAGTTAGGCGACGCGTTTCTTGCGCAGCCGAACGACGTGATGAATTCCGTGCAGCAGCTGCGCAAGCAGGCGCAGCAGGCCGGGAATCTCAAGTCGAACGAACAGCAGAAGGTGATCGTCGAACAGGACACGATCCAGATCCAGCCGGCGAACCCACAGGTCGTGTACGTGCCGACCTATAACCCGACCGTCGTCTACGGGCCGTGGCTTTATCCCGCGTATCCGCCCATGTACATTCCGCCGCCGCCCGGCTATGCGCTCGCGACCGGCTTCGCGACGGGACTCGCTTTCGGCGCCGGCATTGCCGTCACCAATGCGCTATGGGGCGGCTGCGACTGGCACAGCGGCAACGTCAACGTCAACGTGAATCGCTACAACAATATCAACGTCAACAACCGGCTCAGCACAACGAGCGGCACGGCCAGCTGGAACCGCAATGCCAACTACAGCAGCCGCAGCGCGAATTTCAGCAGCGCGCAGAACAACGCATTTCGCGGATACGACACGTCGCGCGAGCAGGCCATGCAAACGCTGCAGAGCCGCACCGGCCAGAACCTGTCGGGCAGTGCGAGCCAGCGTTTTCAGGATATGCAGCGCGGCGGCGGCGCCAGTTCGAGCGACTTGCGCAACAGCGCGCAGAGCGTGAATCGCGACAATGCGTTTCGCGGCGCGGGCGACGGCAATAGCGAACGTCTCGATACGCAGCGCGGCATGGAAAGCCGCAACACCTATGCGGCCGATAACTTTGGAAGTCACGGGTTCGGCGGCGACGACAGATCGGGCGGCGGAGGGTTCGGTGGCGACCGGTTCGGCGGTGGCGGGGGTTTCGACCGAGGCGGTGGAGGAGGCTTCGACAGAGGCGGCGGAGGGTTTGGCGGGGGAGGTTTCGGTGGTGGGGGCGGTCGCTTTCGTCGATAG
- a CDS encoding BPSL1445 family SYLF domain-containing lipoprotein gives MKRRIFLRTAGATLALTGFALSGCTTTGSTPATPAGNADKRKAIDASIDGTMSRLYSTVGGSRELVAKANGVLVFPSVLEVGFIVGGQYGEGALRVNGTSVGYYSTVSGSFGLEAGAQSKALIFLFMTKEALDKFRGSDGWTAGVDSSVALVKVGANGVIDATTATQPVDCIVLTNTGLMANLSLQGTKVSRLNI, from the coding sequence ATGAAAAGACGAATTTTTCTGCGTACTGCTGGTGCCACACTCGCTCTAACAGGCTTCGCATTATCTGGATGCACGACGACCGGATCGACACCTGCCACACCTGCCGGCAATGCGGACAAGCGTAAAGCGATCGATGCGAGCATCGACGGCACGATGTCGCGGCTCTACTCGACAGTCGGCGGCTCACGCGAACTGGTCGCCAAGGCGAATGGGGTGCTGGTCTTTCCATCGGTGCTCGAGGTCGGCTTTATCGTGGGCGGGCAGTATGGCGAAGGCGCATTACGCGTGAACGGCACCTCGGTCGGCTACTACAGCACGGTATCCGGCTCGTTCGGACTCGAGGCCGGCGCTCAATCGAAGGCGCTTATCTTCCTGTTCATGACGAAAGAGGCGCTCGATAAATTCCGCGGTTCAGACGGCTGGACGGCTGGCGTTGATTCGTCGGTCGCGCTCGTGAAGGTCGGCGCAAACGGCGTGATCGATGCGACCACGGCCACCCAGCCCGTCGATTGCATCGTGCTAACCAACACGGGCCTGATGGCCAACCTGTCGCTGCAGGGCACCAAGGTGTCGCGCCTGAATATCTGA
- a CDS encoding TolC family protein: MMRARSFVVVFLAALAGACALAPPPQHSDVVSDALPKSTTIPPAWKSEASAVPVADDWLKSLDDPMLDTIVAEAIANNLDLRQAADRVAIAQQAVVVAGSQLWPQIGVTGGGRTTHDFDHSNDSTTSVAYGAVAWEIDVWGKLRAKRAAAQAGYEATALDYAYARQSLAATVAQAWYLTIETRQLLALAEHAVDIYGQLLDLVTTRRTAGKDSDLDVADTRAKLESAQSSVEAARQSYGDARRALEVLLGRYPATEIEVETNYPLLPPTPAAGLPASLLERRPDLVAAERQVLAAFRQEEVAKLTLLPDFSFSFEGGRLGDALFSLLDLNPWLVTASIGASIPIFTGGALQAQIKIATAQQAQAVAHYGSVVLVAFREVEDSLANEQLLTKRLPMEKSAVESRSQAVRIATIQYKAGRRDLLWVSNLQTAELTTQADLIKLWGLQRRNRIRLYLALGGSFDATPSTALPTVTGAANTETR, from the coding sequence ATGATGCGCGCGCGATCATTCGTCGTCGTGTTTCTTGCTGCGCTGGCCGGCGCTTGTGCGCTGGCGCCACCGCCGCAGCACAGCGATGTGGTCAGCGATGCATTGCCGAAAAGCACGACGATTCCGCCCGCATGGAAGTCGGAGGCAAGTGCGGTTCCCGTTGCCGACGACTGGCTGAAGTCGCTCGACGACCCGATGCTCGACACGATCGTGGCCGAAGCGATCGCCAACAACCTCGACTTGCGTCAGGCGGCGGATAGGGTGGCGATCGCGCAGCAGGCGGTGGTCGTCGCGGGCTCCCAGCTATGGCCGCAGATCGGCGTGACAGGCGGCGGGCGGACCACGCACGACTTCGATCACAGTAACGACTCGACCACATCGGTTGCCTACGGCGCCGTGGCGTGGGAGATAGACGTGTGGGGCAAGCTGCGCGCCAAACGCGCCGCGGCGCAAGCGGGATATGAAGCGACCGCGCTCGATTACGCCTATGCACGACAGTCGCTGGCGGCCACGGTGGCGCAGGCCTGGTATCTCACGATCGAAACGAGGCAACTGCTCGCGCTCGCCGAACATGCGGTCGACATCTATGGGCAGCTGCTCGACCTCGTCACGACGCGTCGCACCGCGGGCAAGGACTCCGATCTCGACGTCGCCGACACGCGTGCCAAGCTCGAATCGGCGCAGAGTTCGGTAGAGGCCGCGCGTCAATCGTACGGCGACGCGCGCCGCGCGCTGGAAGTGCTGCTTGGGCGTTATCCCGCGACCGAAATCGAAGTTGAGACGAACTATCCGCTGCTGCCGCCGACTCCGGCGGCAGGGCTGCCCGCCAGCCTGCTCGAACGCCGGCCCGACCTCGTCGCCGCGGAGCGCCAGGTGCTTGCCGCGTTTCGTCAGGAGGAAGTGGCGAAGCTCACGCTGCTGCCCGACTTCTCGTTTTCGTTCGAAGGCGGCCGGCTCGGCGATGCGCTTTTCTCGCTACTGGACCTGAACCCATGGCTCGTGACCGCGTCGATCGGCGCGTCGATCCCGATCTTCACCGGCGGCGCGCTGCAGGCGCAGATCAAGATTGCGACTGCGCAACAGGCGCAGGCGGTGGCGCACTACGGCAGCGTCGTGCTAGTGGCATTCCGCGAGGTCGAGGATTCGCTCGCGAACGAACAGTTGCTGACCAAGCGATTGCCGATGGAAAAGAGCGCCGTGGAATCGCGCTCCCAGGCCGTGCGCATCGCGACGATACAGTACAAGGCCGGCCGCAGGGACCTGTTGTGGGTGTCGAACTTGCAGACGGCCGAACTGACGACCCAGGCAGACCTGATCAAGTTATGGGGCCTGCAGCGCAGGAACCGCATTCGCCTGTATCTGGCGCTCGGTGGGAGCTTCGACGCGACACCGTCGACCGCGTTGCCGACAGTAACAGGGGCGGCAAACACCGAAACCCGGTAG
- a CDS encoding HlyD family secretion protein: MLLGFVMLFAYGLIVWLVFFKFRWLKFTIGWGFFSTFFVLHLMLIFLIGLRYVTPTSNEARVIQHTIQLTPRLSEPTLVTAVLVEPNVHVKKGTPLFQFDKRIYEAKVKQLEAQLAQAKQNVSIMKTDVQVTAEKIVRLKSELEYAVYQEKLSASLAKRGAGPEEDAQKWRAQVAANTAAIKEAQAEEERSKLKYQSEIGGVNTAVASIEAELDQARFYLDNTLMVAPEDGYIINLQVRPGMVSGDIRFGAIASFICDADRYVLAQFFQENLKYVKPGQPVEVALDLYPGQIWPGKVAAVWEGSGAGQMLPSGALPAFNAVPAEAPQGQFAVAITLDDPNQTQFPIGTQGRAAIYTSSSSAFDMLRKVAIRSYTWYNWLYPFSL, from the coding sequence ATGCTGCTCGGTTTCGTCATGCTGTTTGCGTATGGCTTAATTGTCTGGCTGGTCTTCTTCAAGTTCCGGTGGCTCAAGTTCACGATCGGGTGGGGCTTCTTTTCCACGTTCTTCGTACTGCACCTGATGCTGATCTTCCTGATCGGCCTGCGCTACGTCACGCCGACCTCGAACGAGGCGCGCGTCATCCAGCACACGATCCAGCTCACGCCACGCCTGTCCGAGCCTACGCTCGTCACCGCGGTGCTGGTGGAGCCGAATGTCCACGTCAAGAAGGGCACGCCGCTGTTCCAGTTCGATAAGCGCATCTACGAAGCGAAGGTCAAGCAGCTGGAGGCGCAGCTCGCACAAGCCAAGCAGAACGTGTCGATCATGAAGACCGACGTTCAGGTGACGGCCGAAAAAATCGTCAGGTTGAAGAGCGAGCTCGAGTACGCCGTGTACCAGGAAAAACTCTCCGCCAGTCTTGCCAAACGCGGCGCGGGCCCCGAGGAAGACGCACAGAAATGGCGCGCGCAGGTTGCGGCCAACACAGCGGCGATCAAGGAGGCGCAGGCTGAGGAAGAGCGCTCGAAACTCAAGTACCAATCCGAAATCGGCGGCGTCAATACCGCGGTGGCGTCGATCGAGGCCGAACTCGATCAGGCGCGCTTCTATCTCGACAACACGCTGATGGTGGCGCCGGAGGACGGTTACATCATCAATCTGCAGGTCCGGCCCGGCATGGTGTCGGGCGATATCCGCTTCGGCGCGATCGCATCGTTTATCTGCGATGCCGACCGCTACGTGCTTGCTCAGTTCTTCCAGGAAAACCTCAAGTACGTGAAGCCCGGCCAGCCGGTGGAAGTGGCGCTCGATCTCTATCCGGGGCAGATCTGGCCCGGCAAGGTCGCGGCGGTCTGGGAGGGCAGCGGCGCGGGGCAAATGCTTCCGAGCGGCGCATTGCCGGCCTTCAACGCGGTACCGGCCGAAGCGCCGCAAGGGCAGTTCGCCGTGGCGATCACGCTGGACGATCCGAATCAGACGCAGTTTCCGATCGGTACGCAGGGGCGCGCGGCGATCTACACGAGCTCGAGCAGCGCCTTCGACATGCTGCGCAAGGTCGCGATCCGCTCGTATACCTGGTACAACTGGCTGTATCCGTTTTCGCTATGA
- a CDS encoding DUF3302 domain-containing protein, which translates to MLGFELGFWDYVTFATGFLAGGAGIITYIWIAGLPGRIAIARHHPEAEAVKLMGWAGLLPTILPWIQAFIWAFKPTDVIDIRRFPREEARAIEEEHARLSGLEPPVSKGLPANARRSEDGNTKN; encoded by the coding sequence ATGCTCGGATTCGAACTCGGATTCTGGGATTACGTGACCTTCGCCACGGGATTCCTTGCCGGCGGCGCCGGCATTATCACCTACATCTGGATCGCAGGCTTGCCGGGGCGTATCGCGATCGCGCGCCACCACCCCGAGGCCGAAGCGGTGAAGCTGATGGGCTGGGCCGGACTGCTGCCCACGATATTGCCGTGGATTCAGGCGTTCATCTGGGCCTTCAAACCGACCGACGTCATCGATATCCGGCGCTTTCCGCGCGAAGAGGCGCGGGCGATCGAAGAGGAGCATGCCCGCCTGAGCGGTCTGGAGCCGCCCGTTTCTAAAGGACTCCCAGCCAACGCCCGGCGTTCAGAGGATGGCAATACCAAGAATTGA
- the cydB gene encoding cytochrome d ubiquinol oxidase subunit II produces MSELQPSNLALFWAGVIVISIMVYVILDGLDLGVGILFGCTRDASQRTRIMSTIAPFWDGNETWLVVIGAGLFASFPVVYAVFMAAFYLPLLLLLIGLIFRGVAFEFRYRSVRTRWLWDTGFFLGSTVVAFAQGAAVGALMRGMPVENGQFAGTSFDWLHPFPVLTGLGLVFGYALLGAGWIVVKSDGPLREWAYRRIGWLAAIVFVLVALAFVVSLTVDTHAVGHSRLRDRLWGLVFPVAAIAALGCAVLSARARRDRLTFGLTVLFFLASYLTLGVMFWPYMVPYTITVGGAAAPEASLQFFFYGGVIVLPVIALYTAGVYWVFRGKIKQESE; encoded by the coding sequence ATGAGCGAACTGCAGCCCAGCAACCTGGCGCTTTTCTGGGCCGGCGTGATCGTCATCTCGATCATGGTCTACGTGATACTGGATGGCCTCGACCTCGGCGTGGGCATCCTGTTCGGCTGCACGCGCGATGCAAGCCAGCGCACCAGGATCATGAGCACGATCGCGCCGTTCTGGGACGGCAACGAAACCTGGCTCGTCGTGATCGGCGCGGGCCTGTTCGCGAGTTTCCCGGTGGTCTACGCGGTCTTCATGGCCGCCTTCTATCTGCCATTGCTGTTGTTGCTGATCGGCCTGATCTTTCGCGGCGTCGCGTTCGAGTTTCGCTATCGAAGCGTGCGCACGCGCTGGCTCTGGGATACGGGCTTCTTTCTTGGATCGACGGTGGTCGCTTTCGCGCAGGGCGCCGCTGTGGGTGCGCTGATGCGCGGCATGCCGGTTGAGAACGGACAGTTTGCGGGCACGTCGTTCGACTGGCTGCATCCGTTTCCGGTGCTCACGGGTTTGGGGCTGGTGTTCGGCTACGCGCTGCTCGGCGCCGGCTGGATCGTGGTCAAGAGCGACGGGCCGTTGCGGGAGTGGGCGTATCGCCGCATCGGCTGGCTCGCCGCGATCGTCTTCGTACTCGTCGCGCTCGCATTCGTCGTGTCGCTGACGGTCGATACGCACGCCGTGGGGCACAGCCGCCTGCGCGATCGTCTATGGGGACTCGTGTTTCCCGTTGCGGCGATCGCGGCATTGGGGTGCGCCGTGCTCAGCGCGCGAGCGCGGCGCGACCGGCTGACGTTCGGGCTCACTGTGCTGTTTTTCCTCGCGTCGTATCTGACGCTCGGCGTGATGTTCTGGCCTTACATGGTGCCGTACACCATCACGGTGGGCGGCGCCGCGGCGCCGGAGGCATCGCTGCAGTTCTTTTTCTATGGCGGCGTGATCGTATTGCCGGTGATTGCGCTCTATACCGCCGGTGTGTATTGGGTGTTTCGCGGAAAGATTAAACAGGAATCCGAATAA
- a CDS encoding cytochrome ubiquinol oxidase subunit I, with the protein MELDPVILSRIQFGFVISFHIIFPAFTIGLAAWLATIEGARLVTGNRLYRRVFDFWLPIFAVSFGMGVVTGIVMAFQFGTNWGVLAVKTGSIQGPLLGYEGFTAFMLEATFFGIMLLGRERVRPWFYFFSCCMVALGTMFSSFWILANNSWMQVPLGHTMVDGKIVPDDWMKIVFGPVQMVRWPHMLLAAFLTSGMCVAATGAWYLLRGVHREEGRVMLHWALALVAVAIPVQLFFGHLTGEYVLEHQPAKFAAIEARWKNQQPADEVLIAIPDEENERNLYAITVPKLGSFIASGNFTSAEVGLESFPREDRPPVVIPFFAFRLMVGMGLIMLAVSWLGNLLRWRGKLESSRWFLWATFLSFPTGFIAILTGWYTAEVGRQPWVVYGLLRTRDAVTPSLTTNDVLTSLVVYVAVYLLFVAFGIYYIYKLLRDGPRVEEAALTHVTASRPLAVAARSETTTGKPAAGGAAAGVDARPGS; encoded by the coding sequence ATGGAACTCGATCCTGTCATCCTCTCGCGCATCCAGTTCGGGTTCGTAATCAGCTTTCACATCATTTTCCCGGCCTTCACGATCGGCCTTGCGGCCTGGCTTGCGACCATCGAGGGCGCACGGCTCGTGACGGGAAACCGGCTGTACCGCAGGGTGTTCGACTTCTGGCTGCCGATCTTCGCGGTGTCCTTCGGCATGGGCGTCGTCACCGGCATTGTCATGGCCTTCCAGTTCGGTACCAACTGGGGTGTGCTCGCGGTCAAGACGGGCTCGATCCAGGGCCCGTTACTGGGCTACGAGGGCTTTACGGCCTTCATGCTCGAGGCGACATTTTTCGGCATCATGCTGCTCGGACGCGAACGCGTACGGCCATGGTTCTACTTCTTTTCCTGCTGCATGGTGGCGCTCGGCACGATGTTTTCGTCGTTCTGGATTCTCGCCAACAACAGCTGGATGCAGGTGCCGCTCGGCCACACGATGGTGGACGGCAAGATCGTTCCGGACGACTGGATGAAGATCGTCTTCGGCCCGGTGCAAATGGTGCGTTGGCCGCACATGTTACTCGCCGCGTTTCTGACGAGCGGAATGTGCGTCGCGGCCACCGGCGCCTGGTATCTGCTGCGCGGCGTGCATCGCGAGGAAGGGCGCGTCATGCTCCACTGGGCCCTCGCGCTGGTTGCCGTGGCGATACCCGTGCAGCTTTTCTTCGGACATCTGACCGGCGAATATGTGCTCGAGCACCAGCCGGCCAAGTTCGCCGCGATCGAAGCGCGCTGGAAAAACCAGCAGCCGGCCGACGAAGTGCTGATCGCCATCCCCGATGAAGAGAACGAGCGCAATCTCTATGCGATTACCGTGCCGAAGCTCGGCAGTTTTATTGCATCGGGGAATTTCACGTCGGCCGAAGTCGGGCTCGAATCGTTCCCTCGTGAAGACCGCCCGCCCGTCGTGATTCCCTTCTTCGCCTTTCGGCTGATGGTCGGCATGGGCCTCATCATGCTGGCCGTCTCGTGGCTCGGCAATCTCCTGCGCTGGCGCGGCAAGCTCGAATCGTCGCGCTGGTTTCTATGGGCCACCTTTCTTTCGTTTCCGACCGGATTTATCGCGATCCTGACCGGCTGGTATACGGCGGAAGTCGGTCGCCAGCCGTGGGTCGTCTATGGCTTGCTGCGCACGCGCGATGCCGTCACGCCGTCGCTCACGACAAACGACGTGCTGACCTCGCTGGTCGTCTATGTCGCGGTCTACCTGCTCTTCGTTGCGTTCGGTATCTACTACATTTACAAGCTGCTGCGCGATGGGCCGCGCGTCGAAGAGGCGGCGCTGACCCATGTCACGGCCAGCCGGCCACTGGCTGTCGCCGCGCGCTCGGAAACCACGACCGGTAAGCCCGCGGCAGGCGGGGCGGCGGCCGGCGTCGATGCGAGGCCCGGCTCATGA
- a CDS encoding type II secretion system protein has protein sequence MQAPKRAKAAAGFTLIELLIVLAIIALMLTLALPEYFHSIDSSKEKVLVQNLHVTRVAIDQFYGDQGRYPDSLQELVDKHYLRSLPFDPVADSAATWQIIAPDEQFPGNVYDIKSGAEGTDVEGKAYGAM, from the coding sequence ATGCAAGCGCCCAAGCGTGCGAAAGCGGCCGCGGGCTTTACGCTGATCGAACTGCTGATCGTGCTCGCGATTATCGCGTTGATGCTGACGCTCGCACTGCCCGAGTATTTTCATTCGATCGATTCGTCGAAAGAGAAGGTGCTCGTGCAGAACCTCCATGTCACGCGGGTGGCGATCGATCAGTTCTACGGCGACCAGGGACGTTATCCGGATTCGCTGCAGGAGCTCGTCGACAAGCACTATCTGCGTTCGCTGCCGTTCGATCCGGTGGCCGATAGCGCGGCGACCTGGCAGATCATCGCGCCCGACGAGCAGTTTCCCGGCAATGTCTATGACATCAAAAGCGGTGCGGAAGGCACCGATGTCGAGGGCAAGGCTTACGGGGCGATGTGA
- a CDS encoding secretin N-terminal domain-containing protein: MRTQSLEQHGRRGLSGGTASSEKPRMGRAGLRLSLRLSVRLSLRSLWRGCAPIALAIALPVLLAGCAAEKAYRAGEDLVAQGKVDEGLAKMQEAMTQEPHDAQYRATWLAVRANTLSHDNEQGDRLAASGARDAARKSYQHALTLDPDNERAQAGLAALDRAARLDTLLNQAEAMAAKQNAAGARRLVEQVLTEAPENPRALALQRRLTLDSGATRIEAALAAAYRRPIHIDFKDASLKQVFDVISRSANMNFLFDKDVHTDQHTSIFLRNSTIEAAVRYVLATNQLAQQVLDENTVLIYPNTPAKQKDYQELAVRTFFLSNAEAKTVANTIKTILKAHDIVVDEKLNLVIVRDTPDVIHMAEKLVALEDVAEPEVMLEVEVLEVQRNSTQNLGIDWPDSITVTPLPVGSVISNTGSGNNTGNGFGNPFNSGSFGIPSSGGSNPPALSLNDLFHQTSKTLGVSQIQATAQANLVDSNAKLLTNPRIRVRNHEKAKILIGERVPNITSTATSTGFVSQSVNYIDVGLTLNVEPAIYLDNSVGIKVALEVSSLLNVVSGGNSGTTAYEIGTRTASTVLQLKNGETDVLAGLIDSEERTSGNKIPGFGQLPVLGRLFGATTDDDKNTEIVLAITPHLIRNIQRPDAASAYFTAGTETNSQGLMQSNGISNSSLSASSGSSSNSASPTKSPSSGFGNSGANGTNGTNGTNGLGSNYGGAGSGTVGGGAGGFVGGDGEPIVAGGAPGTGNAQMTVQGPQQVKVGDSVTVTVSMQADQPLLIVPANVTYDSTKLQFTGVSEGDFLKQGGAQTNFSSRVGQAGQLSLSDSASGGSGATASATYAVLSFRAIAPSSQTTIQVQPGTLLGLTGIPVTALPPTPYDLTVNAK, from the coding sequence TTGCGTACGCAATCACTAGAACAACATGGACGTCGGGGTCTGAGCGGCGGCACCGCGTCGAGCGAAAAGCCACGCATGGGGCGCGCGGGGTTGCGCCTGTCTTTGCGTCTGTCGGTGCGCCTGTCTTTGCGCTCGCTTTGGCGTGGGTGCGCGCCCATTGCGCTTGCCATCGCGTTGCCGGTGCTGCTGGCCGGTTGCGCGGCGGAGAAGGCCTATCGCGCGGGCGAAGATCTCGTCGCGCAGGGCAAGGTCGACGAAGGCCTCGCGAAGATGCAGGAAGCGATGACGCAGGAGCCGCACGATGCGCAATATCGCGCGACCTGGCTTGCGGTGCGCGCCAACACGCTGTCGCACGACAACGAGCAGGGCGACCGTCTTGCGGCGAGCGGCGCGCGCGATGCCGCACGCAAGTCGTACCAGCATGCGCTGACGCTGGACCCTGACAACGAACGCGCGCAGGCCGGGCTCGCCGCGCTCGATCGGGCCGCGCGACTCGATACGCTGCTCAATCAGGCCGAAGCGATGGCGGCGAAGCAGAACGCCGCCGGCGCGCGGCGTCTTGTCGAGCAGGTGCTCACCGAGGCGCCTGAAAATCCGCGCGCGCTTGCATTGCAGCGCCGGCTCACGCTCGATTCCGGCGCGACGCGCATCGAAGCGGCGCTCGCCGCCGCGTACCGGCGGCCGATTCACATCGATTTCAAGGACGCCTCGCTCAAGCAGGTCTTCGACGTGATCTCGCGCAGCGCCAATATGAACTTCCTGTTCGACAAGGACGTGCATACCGATCAGCACACGTCGATTTTCCTTAGAAACAGCACGATCGAAGCCGCGGTGCGTTACGTGCTTGCGACGAACCAGCTCGCGCAGCAGGTGCTCGATGAAAACACCGTGCTGATCTATCCGAACACGCCGGCGAAGCAAAAGGACTACCAGGAACTCGCGGTGCGCACGTTCTTTCTGTCGAACGCCGAAGCGAAGACGGTCGCGAATACGATCAAGACGATCCTGAAAGCGCACGACATCGTCGTCGACGAAAAGCTGAACCTCGTGATCGTGCGCGACACGCCCGATGTGATCCATATGGCCGAAAAGCTCGTCGCGCTCGAAGACGTCGCGGAGCCCGAGGTCATGCTCGAAGTCGAAGTGCTCGAAGTGCAGCGCAATAGTACGCAAAACCTCGGCATCGATTGGCCCGATTCGATCACGGTGACGCCGCTGCCGGTCGGCAGCGTGATCTCGAATACGGGTTCAGGCAACAACACGGGCAACGGCTTTGGCAATCCGTTCAACAGCGGATCGTTCGGCATCCCGTCGTCGGGCGGCAGCAATCCGCCGGCGCTGTCGCTGAACGACCTGTTCCACCAGACCTCGAAGACGCTCGGCGTGTCGCAGATCCAGGCGACGGCGCAGGCGAATCTCGTCGATTCGAATGCGAAGCTGCTGACGAACCCGCGCATTCGCGTGCGCAATCACGAGAAGGCGAAGATCCTGATCGGCGAACGCGTGCCGAACATCACGTCGACAGCGACCTCGACCGGCTTTGTCTCGCAGTCGGTCAACTATATCGACGTCGGCCTGACGCTGAACGTCGAGCCGGCCATCTATCTCGACAACTCGGTCGGCATCAAGGTCGCGCTCGAAGTGAGCAGCCTGCTCAATGTCGTGTCGGGCGGCAACTCGGGAACGACCGCTTATGAAATCGGCACACGCACGGCGAGCACGGTGCTGCAGCTGAAAAACGGCGAAACCGATGTACTGGCGGGCCTGATCGACAGTGAGGAGCGCACCTCGGGCAACAAGATTCCGGGCTTCGGCCAGTTGCCGGTGCTGGGCCGCCTGTTCGGCGCGACCACTGACGACGACAAGAATACCGAAATCGTGCTCGCGATCACGCCGCATCTGATCCGCAATATCCAGCGCCCCGATGCGGCTTCGGCGTATTTCACGGCCGGCACCGAGACCAATTCGCAGGGCCTCATGCAGTCGAACGGTATTAGCAACTCGTCGCTATCGGCGAGCAGCGGTTCGTCGTCGAACTCGGCGTCGCCGACGAAGTCGCCCTCGTCCGGCTTCGGCAATTCAGGTGCGAATGGCACCAACGGCACCAACGGCACGAACGGACTCGGCTCGAACTACGGCGGGGCGGGCAGCGGCACGGTCGGCGGCGGAGCCGGCGGCTTCGTGGGCGGCGACGGCGAGCCGATCGTCGCGGGCGGCGCGCCGGGCACGGGCAACGCGCAGATGACGGTGCAGGGGCCGCAGCAGGTGAAGGTCGGAGATTCGGTCACGGTGACGGTATCGATGCAGGCGGATCAGCCGCTGTTGATCGTACCCGCGAACGTGACCTACGACAGCACGAAGCTGCAATTCACGGGGGTATCGGAAGGCGACTTCCTGAAGCAGGGCGGCGCGCAGACGAACTTCTCGAGCCGTGTCGGGCAGGCGGGCCAGCTGAGTCTGTCCGATTCTGCCTCGGGCGGGTCGGGCGCGACGGCATCGGCCACGTACGCCGTGCTGTCGTTCCGCGCGATTGCGCCGTCGTCGCAGACCACGATTCAGGTGCAACCGGGCACGCTGCTCGGCCTGACCGGCATTCCGGTGACCGCACTGCCGCCGACACCGTACGATCTGACGGTGAACGCGAAATGA